A single Arcobacter sp. FWKO B DNA region contains:
- the ybeY gene encoding rRNA maturation RNase YbeY, which produces MINVVSNIDLDNQTNFEFDYTLINKITNELTTQEIELIITDDITIRELNKEYRKIDKATDVLSFPLENMPNAPIGTVVISVDYIVAKAKEYGHSNDEEFALLYLHGLLHLLGYDHEVDNGEQRAKEKEIIEKLNLPKSLIIRNDD; this is translated from the coding sequence TTGATAAATGTAGTGAGTAATATTGACTTAGATAATCAAACAAATTTTGAGTTTGACTATACTTTAATCAACAAAATAACAAATGAATTAACAACTCAGGAGATTGAGTTAATCATCACAGATGATATTACCATTAGAGAACTAAATAAAGAGTATAGAAAAATTGACAAAGCAACTGATGTACTTAGTTTTCCATTAGAAAATATGCCTAATGCTCCAATTGGAACCGTTGTAATTAGTGTTGATTATATCGTAGCAAAAGCCAAAGAGTATGGACACTCAAATGATGAAGAATTTGCTCTTTTATATCTTCATGGTTTATTACACCTTTTAGGGTATGACCATGAAGTAGATAATGGAGAACAAAGAGCAAAAGAAAAAGAGATAATAGAAAAGTTAAATCTACCTAAAAGCCTTATAATTAGGAATGATGATTAA